The region tctctctgtcactttgACCAAGTAGAAGTACTTGCACAGCAGAATTTAAAATCCACCCTCTCATGACATTTCAATGCAATAGGTGGaaaacagaagtgaaaaaagtcatatagatTCCAGCTTCATTTTATTCGAGcatgttacagtaaaagcatATTTACACACCATCATACACACTGACATCCTTTACTAACAAGATTTCtcttttaacaaatataataatttacttggtacatttataaaatatatttacgtCCAAAAAGAGCCTCTCATATTTGTAAGGAAATGTGCAAACATAGGTGgggttaaataaatacaaactataTGACATAGAAGCACTTACAGGTTTCATTCATCTATTTGCTGTGTAGTTCAAACGTAACAGCAGAGTTTTCTGCCACAGAAGCTACGATCTGAGTGCTCTGGCCAGTTGctctttcccttttcttcttcttggcttTCTCACAGCataaaaaatccaaaagatGTTTTCGCATCTTTTTTGAGTGCATATACAGCAGAGGGTTCATACAGCAGTGAGAATAAGCAAGTATGTGGCAAATAGAAAAGGCAATCTCCAAGCGTTCCTGTGCATTGCAGTCTTTGGGTTCGTACAGAGTTCCGATGAAAAGCAAAATACTGTGAGGTCCCCAGCAGATGAAGAAGGCGGCGACAATACATAACACCAGCACTACAGTCCTGGACGTTTTTCTGTTTGAGGCCTGCAAAACTGTCTTGAGGATGGCAGAATAGCAGAAAACAATGATGGCCAatgggaggaagaagagcagtGACACCTGGAGATAATAGCCAAGCTTGACATCATGTTCATCAGAGAGAACCTCACAAAAGGAAATACCGCCACTGTCTTCCACCTTCACTTTGATAGCATCACTCAAGGACGCGGCCGTGCTGATGACCCAGGCAGCTACACAGGCTACAATTGCAAACCTCTGCCTCCTTACTGAGTAGCTCGGCATGTTGTGCAGCACCACTATTATGAACCGATCCACAGTCATGGCAGTCAGTAGAATGATGCTGCTGTACAAACCAACAATGTAAGCCGCAATCATCAGCTTACAGGTAAACTCACCAAAGATCCAGTGGTGCAGCTGATGGACGGCCCAGAATGGGAGCGTGACAGTGAAGATCAAATCAGAGCAGGCCAGGTTCAGGACGAATAGATTAGTAACATTTCTCAGGTTCTCTTGCGTGACGAGaacaagaaggagaagacaGTTGCCTGTGACACTGAAGATGAAGATCAAAATTTGGGAGACGCCACTGATTGTTTCAAAGTTAAACATCTCATCACAAAGATACACCACATCATCGGTGGTTTCCACAAGTCCACCGCTCACTGTTGAGTAGGACTCCATTGTAGTTTCTTCTGGgaaaaatggcagaaaacaaaaattgGCAAATTTAATCTAAGTAAAAACAGATGTCTCCAACCcttcaaaatgtatgattttaaaaagcaatgtcttatattgaaatgaataattccttatattgatgaataaatatttaatatggaGAACAAATATGTACTAGGTAGGTAATCCCAAAATATACAGAGCCATTAGAGTCAATTTTAGGATACTTACCCTGAATGATGGTGGTCATGTCTTGTGCTGTTTTGGGCTGTGGAGGAAAAGTTGTCACATATAACAGCAAACTCAAGGTTCCTCTTTTGTTTCACGTTCAGTCAGTGATTCTGCACTTCAAGAGCAAGAATACACTTTGAATTCATGCAAACTGGTAGCCATAGGTGCTGCTGTTACAGCATTACCTAGAAACAGTAGTGTTACGCCCACTGACCTAACTCTGGCCTCTTTTTGAAAGAGTGGTTGATATTCcatattcttgttttttcattccaaattcttgttttttcattccAAATTCTTAAGCTTTATCaatttttacattaatattttCTCAAAGTGATTAATTACGTAAAGTAACTATGCTGTTATATCgatgaatacatatttaatatggACAACAATTATGTGCTAGGTAGGTAATACCAAAATATACAGAGCCATTACAGTAAATTTTAGGATACTTACCCTGAATGAGGGTGGTCACGTCTTGTGCTGTGAAGGAAAAGTTGTCAAATATAACCGCAAACTCAAGgttcctctttttgtttcacatttagtCAGTGATTCTGCACTTCAAGAGAAAGAATAtactttgaaaatacacccaAAATGGGTGACATAGGTGCTGCTGTTACAACATTACCTAGAAACAGCAGCGAGGGTAATTCGAAACAGAGACACTCCAGAACTTAActtttgaaattaattttattGAAAAGCATATAGATGACGATGCAAAGCAagaaataatgatgatgaaattatcaTGTGAAGacaaaaaattctaaatgttgaaaaggaaaatccaaaataaagaataattcaTCTCAATAATTGAtaagaaaacataaaagtaaGATGCAGTTAATCAAAGTGAATCACATACAGATATATTTTCTCTAATTCGATGtattatcaattaatcagcTTGCATACAAAGCACATACATAATACAGGACATGGATATACGATCATTGTTCTTTAATAACAGCACAGTTTGACTGGAAACCACAAGGTGAATATTGGATGTAATTGCGGATGaaatactgtacagtacatATCATTTTTATCACAGAAAGTCACATAGATCACATTTCTTCCTCATTCGAAATATCATGTCTGCATTATTTTATGCCTGCATGATCAACAGATTTGTAGAGGTGTACAGCTGTACCTAATAAAGAGGCTGCAGAGTTTATGTCAGCTATTAAATAACTAATTCTAGTTTGACAACTTAGCAGGGTAAGCTTATTAAGTGAATAATATAAACAGTGGTGCTAGTGGCTCTGTTATACTTTGCTAACATCATGCTCACTATGACCATGCTAAcatgtttagcaggtatgatGCTAACCATGTTCACTATCTTCGATTAGCCTTTTCAGCTGTGCTTGGTACCAATTAGTAAATGTAAGCATACTAAGAAACATCTCCAGGCTAGCGTCTGTTCTGTGTCATTCTGCATATTTTCATCCATCTTTCTGAAAATTTGAAGTTTAAACCTTTTTGACTTCAACAAAGTTAAACATAATTACTTAGTGGGCATACATAAAAACTACATCTCCAATAAAGATTTACCAGCATCTCAGTGCCACAACTGAAGgcaatatatttttcttttttcaacatagaaAGTATGCCATCAAAACTCCCTTCTCATGCCATATATACcttttatctgtatatatatatatatatccttatcTAGACAGGTGAAAAGGACCACATGACATACTGCTAGTAAGCTAGCATTTTGAGTTATTTGTGTCATAACAATGTGTCAACACATTTGTGAATACTCATTGGTCAAAAGGCCGATTGGGTGATGACCAATTAAACTAAATGTTCATGTCTTCTAGAAACTATAAGGTTCAGGTTGTCAGACAGGGTTTGCCAAATCTGTTTCAGTTTGTGTCTCGTATTATTGCTGATCAATAATAATCTCAATAatctctgtgcttttattttgtgtttgcttttcatGGTTTGACAGAATTTGCATGACACTCTCTTAGAACCTGGTATTTCTGGTTTCATTTCTGCTCTCTATATCAACTACATCGATAACTCTTCACCACTTGTTACCGATGTGATTGTGAGTCGGCTATGCCTATTGCGGAGGCTGCTATTCCTGTGACCCCAGCCTTTCAGCATTTTCTTCAAGTGGTTTTTGAATTTAACCCccacaaatacataaaacacaggGTTGAGGTAGCAGTGTGAAAAGGCTAGAAGTCGGCTAATGTAAAAGGCGTAATCCAGTAGTTGTGATGCTTTACACATTCCAACCAAAGTCTTTGAGTTGGCAAGTGGTTGCTCCATGGAATCAAGGGACTTTAGGAATATCACTGTATTGTAAGGTGCCCAGcccacaaagaaaacaaccgTGAGAGTAAAAAttagttttaaagttttgttctttcttctttgtgcGGAAGGACGCAGCAACCTGCACATGATCTGAGAATAGCAAAAAATGAACACCACTGAACTCAatatgaagaaaatattttgctgGTAGATTCCCCATAAATTCCAATAAGAGTTAGCTTGTACACAACGATTCTGGTCCACTTTTGTGAAAATGAAGGCTGGACTGGCGACCAATGTACTCACAGCCCAAACGATCACACACGCTACGATACTACGGGAGCCTGTGGTGGACACAATGTCAGACAGAGGATTCATGACAGCTACATAACGGTGAGCAGTCATCAGGATGAGGAGGATACCACTGCTATAGAAACCAACGTAGAAGACAAAGCTGACCACTTTGCATGTATGTTCCCCTAAAGTCCATCCATGCACATGATTGTAGGCCCAGAAGGGCAGACCTGCGGTGAAGAAGAGATCCGATACAGCCAGGTTCAGGATGAAAGCGTTGGTGAGGGATTTGACATTCTCATACTTGGCCAGAATCACAATGACCAGGACGTTGCCAAACAGACTGAGGATGACCATGATGGAGAAGAGCACTGGAGTGACAATCGCTCCAAAATGTATGACGCTTGTTTTGTCGCACATTTCATCTTCAGGCTCATCGCTGTAGTCATAGTAGGAGTCATTTTCTGTGGTTGGGTTGAAGGTTGAGTCAGTTGTTGCCATATTTCCACAGCAAGAAGAGAAAGTCTGAATTTAAAAAGGCTTTGTTAGAGCGGTAAATTCAGTTCAAGATATTCATCCAAAATGTCTTCCtccaacacttttttttgcactgctaacaactttgaaaaaaagataaatatttacaGGCTCTGGATTTTCATGACTAAATAAACAACTCAAAGTTAATgtttagaaagaaaatcataattTCATTATGATATTAGCACCTATTTGTTAAGATTGGTGCTTGAAACCTCTGCAAGGGTTGGCAACATAGTCCCAGCTGTTCTCACCTTTTAATTCTAATGTTGCTTGTTAAGCAGAAATACATGACATACATCACTTTTCTTCCAGCTGAGCCATGCTCAATTCAAAACAgcaagatatttattttttaatagtattttgggtttttttggcaTTAAGGTTGCTGCTGAAATAATTGTAAAGTGCCTTTAAAGCTAGCAGGATAAATCCATAACTATCCGCATGGCTACCACAAGAGGTaagggaaaaataataattcttcAAAGATTGCATTAAAGTTACATTCTTGAAATAAGGAGATAGAGCAGTCATACTTAATGTATATCTTTCATACCACACTGACAGGTTGAACTGAAAAGAtacaaatatttcattaaaattttCGTTTTTaccaaatacaaaacattatgAATTTTAACTTCAGTATGATGTTTGATCCTCactataacatttaaatgagaaatgtgGAAACTTACAGGCTACCTGCACACACCAGAGTCCTTCATGCAAGTATCCTTGGAACTGGGAATTGTTCTTTAAGTATCAACCACAAAggtgaacagaaaacaaactttttttcagatCACCTACACGAGTGACGTCTGTGAAAAGACTTGTTCCCTTAATTTTAATCGTTTAAACCTGTTTTTAGTGGCCATTACACTTAGATACTGATAGTCGtctcagaattaaaaaaacaaacatattccaTTTTGCATGAATGTTACACAAACTTGAGTGCTTTAATTTCTCAGTTTCTTACAAACTTTGTCCCAAGATTACAACCAAGAATGTGGGAGGCATTGTCTTTAGTGTGAGAGTCTCCTTTACACGTTTATAATTTTTcagaaaaaggtgaaaaatgCCAAGGATGActtcctcattgtttttttttgtttttgttttatcttatcATCAGTCCTCGGGAATCTTAGACATTTaggaacatttgtttttctttcttttttttgtattcaatattattcacacaataataaaagaaaaaataattgtctaaTAACAATCAAATCattattagaaataaatatgtacatgCATCTTTAGTAGCACAAATTACACATATATTTGTGCATATCATACAATGCATCTCGTTATCATGACTTATTTACTGTCCAGCTGTGTCTTCATCGTGGTTttggataaaataaacagaGGGTGTCaggtttattatatttatgaacTATTAGGGTTTATAAAGCACAACACACCTCGCAGCTTTCTGTTGAAGTATGATCTGTCTCTCTGGAGAGCTATTGGTCCAATAGGCCTGTCAATCATCCACAGACCCGCCCCTCAGCAGCTAGCAAGTTTCTGCCGTATCACCTACAAACAGCACTCTGGACAGTTTTACAACCAAGTACGTTGattatttaaccatttatttaatattgaagtGTTTTGCTTTACTAACAACCCAACTGCGACGGTTTCAATAGATATCTACGTGAATACGAGCAGGAAACAGCTGGGAACAGGTGCATGCTTTGACACATCGATgtttatgttctgtttgttgcatTCTGAAGCCATTTAATACTGATTTGAGTCCATTTTGCTGGGTTTTGTTCTGTGGACCGTAGATAACTATACATGCTAAAGTACGTCAGTGGTTCCTGACAGGGAGACACAGTGATGAGCTTCAGTCTTCGTGATGCAAATGTTGTTCCTCATTGGCTGTAAGCAGACGTCTCTGTGGGTTCTGTGGGTTCTTCACACACATGGAACACATCCCTTGAGTATTATAATTGTCGTATTTGTTAAATACTTTTTGCTTTGGGAAGAATATACAATATAGTGTTTACAGCAGTGAAACACGTTTAGgatgcactgtgtttgtttttacctgcATGTAGTTGCAGCTTTTGGcatattttacagtgttttttaacaTGAGGACATTTCTGGAATATTgcaaaataatcacaatatcTGTCATTTTAATCTTTCGTGCAGATTTCCTGACTAAACTGCCCTTACCCCACCATGGCCTCCTCCACATCAGTTGGAGATAATCAACTGCAGAGGATAATCAGAGATCTGCATGGTAATTAGCTGTTTCCACAATAAACACCATTCCTTACTGTCTTACAATATAATGCATGTTTGTAGTGTATGCTTTTCAACATCGACGTGTTTCCAAACAGGATATATCAAGGCAAAAAACTGTAGAATCTGCAGAAAGTATCTCACTCCAAGAATAATTGCAAAAATTAGATCTATGACGTATTTTTATccggaaatgtttttttgcctgAAGATCTATGACTCACAGACATTTTGCAATAACTATAATTGGAGCATAAAACTGCAGATTCTActatttttctccctctgtgtagacacaatttgacatttgtttgtgtgcatgtgctaaCCTGTTACTGTCTGGTTTAGATGCTGTGTTTGAGTTGAGTAAAGAACACAACGAGTGTGGAGAACCTGTAACTGATGACAGCGCCAACCTACACAAGTTCTTCTATAAACTAGAATACCTACTACAGGTATGATCTTATACAccataaacattttgtttagaaTTTATCAGGATGATCAGGTTTGTGTTTTGCGAAAGTATCATGTATTGTTTGtgctgtgtttctctgtcttgtcttaaatctgtgttgttattttgtttctcatgAAACACTCATGTGTTTTAACTATTCATGCTCCAACAAACTATTAAAATTAAGCAACCTGAGGAGCGAACATCAACCTTTGGGTTGAGTTGGCTACATCTCAAAGATATGCAACAAGGGTTGTGATTAAGGATTGCAGCCCTACAAAAGTTCACAAGTTAAAAAGACTGGGAACCAGTGCTCTTTACCAGTGATTCCCAACCTTTcccaagatttatttttcttcaagcCTCTTTAACAGAGACCAAAAAAAGTAAAGCTATGAATAAATcacaagtaaaaatgtaaaaaaaaacaatgattataaaataaatgtgtgtagCAGAATTTCTTTCCATTATCTTGTGACCCATTTAATTCCTCTTGTGGCACTTTGGAGGTGTCTCGACCCACATATTGGGAACCACAGTTCTAGAGAGACTAAGGTGTTAAATGGAGGAAGTTCATTGGAGTCATATTAATTACAATTTTAACCATTAccattaaatatttacacacagTCATGCCAGAAAAAACCCTTTTGTACAATCCACACTGCTGAAGACatcatatactatatatgtaaCATTAATTATGCAATAATGAGGTAATATTTCTTTCTTAGTTTGACCAGAAAGAGAAGACAACCTTTCTTGGTCAGAGGAAAGACTACTGGGATTACTTCTGCGAGTGCCTGATTAAGATCAAGGGAGCTAACGATGGCATCCGTTTTGTTAAATCCATCGCTGAGGTAATCCtcctctgcaacacacacacacacacacacacacacacacacacacacacacacacacacacacacacacacacacacacacagtcaaccTCGGTGCCTCTGTACTGCCATGTCGTGCAACACATGgagacacacaaatgcactggCTATGTAACTAATCCTCAGGTGAATCAGGTACAGTAAGAGTCTGTGCTGCTAATTCACTTGCTGCCTTACACCTTGTTCCTCACCTTCTATCCTGGGAATTCACAGTGGTGAGCTTCATACTGAAATAACTGGTGTTGACTTAGTCCTCATTGTACTATATTTTATTAGTTGCTTGTCTTTTACCTGATATGGAGTTTCTGTGcttaaaaagcattaaaaattactctattattattttatttacaaaaaaaaaaatctgtagaCCTTTGGGGTATAAGCTTACAGAGGCCATGTTTTTctacaataattattattatcagtgaatatgtttattatttacttgATGAATAGTTTAGCCTataatatgtacaatatatacaatttcCTAAAGCCCAAAAGGTGACCTATTCAAATTGCTAGTTTTGTCTGAACAACAGTCCAGAACCTAGAGGTATTCAATTTGCTATCATATatgacagagaaaagcagcaaatcctcacatttgaggagATAGAACCAGAACATGTTTGTCTTCTTTGCTTGAAAATAAGCCTGTTACAATGAATCTTTATCTAAATATTAGTCCCATTCTTTTCCATCAATTGCCTAATTGTTTAATTGACTGGATGTCTCAGCTTTACTCTGTGAAAAGTAAGTAAATAGCTGATAATCTGATGTGAATACTTTCAGTAatccatttaaatgtaaatgtgttatttcttattttctagatATGATGGTGCAAGTGTATTACtgatatatttt is a window of Anoplopoma fimbria isolate UVic2021 breed Golden Eagle Sablefish chromosome 3, Afim_UVic_2022, whole genome shotgun sequence DNA encoding:
- the LOC129089150 gene encoding chemokine XC receptor 1-like isoform X2, which codes for MTTIIQETTMESYSTVSGGLVETTDDVVYLCDEMFNFETISGVSQILIFIFSVTGNCLLLLVLVTQENLRNVTNLFVLNLACSDLIFTVTLPFWAVHQLHHWIFGEFTCKLMIAAYIVGLYSSIILLTAMTVDRFIIVVLHNMPSYSVRRQRFAIVACVAAWVISTAASLSDAIKVKVEDSGGISFCEVLSDEHDVKLGYYLQVSLLFFLPLAIIVFCYSAILKTVLQASNRKTSRTVVLVLCIVAAFFICWGPHSILLFIGTLYEPKDCNAQERLEIAFSICHILAYSHCCMNPLLYMHSKKMRKHLLDFLCCEKAKKKKRERATGQSTQIVASVAENSAVTFELHSK
- the LOC129089080 gene encoding chemokine XC receptor 1-like yields the protein MATTDSTFNPTTENDSYYDYSDEPEDEMCDKTSVIHFGAIVTPVLFSIMVILSLFGNVLVIVILAKYENVKSLTNAFILNLAVSDLFFTAGLPFWAYNHVHGWTLGEHTCKVVSFVFYVGFYSSGILLILMTAHRYVAVMNPLSDIVSTTGSRSIVACVIVWAVSTLVASPAFIFTKVDQNRCVQANSYWNLWGIYQQNIFFILSSVVFIFCYSQIMCRLLRPSAQRRKNKTLKLIFTLTVVFFVGWAPYNTVIFLKSLDSMEQPLANSKTLVGMCKASQLLDYAFYISRLLAFSHCYLNPVFYVFVGVKFKNHLKKMLKGWGHRNSSLRNRHSRLTITSVTSGEELSM
- the LOC129089150 gene encoding chemokine XC receptor 1-like isoform X1; this translates as MTTIIQEETTMESYSTVSGGLVETTDDVVYLCDEMFNFETISGVSQILIFIFSVTGNCLLLLVLVTQENLRNVTNLFVLNLACSDLIFTVTLPFWAVHQLHHWIFGEFTCKLMIAAYIVGLYSSIILLTAMTVDRFIIVVLHNMPSYSVRRQRFAIVACVAAWVISTAASLSDAIKVKVEDSGGISFCEVLSDEHDVKLGYYLQVSLLFFLPLAIIVFCYSAILKTVLQASNRKTSRTVVLVLCIVAAFFICWGPHSILLFIGTLYEPKDCNAQERLEIAFSICHILAYSHCCMNPLLYMHSKKMRKHLLDFLCCEKAKKKKRERATGQSTQIVASVAENSAVTFELHSK